From Acidobacteriota bacterium, one genomic window encodes:
- a CDS encoding sodium/proline symporter, whose protein sequence is MSPDWMIASVVAAYMAALLVIGALAARLTRSPEDFFLAGRSIGSWVTAISSTASSESGWVVLGAVGMTYAGGVSALWYAPGCLAGYVVNLYLVAPRLRREAAARGSLTLPDFLCDRLGDPGHILRLASVLVIFVSLGGYVAAQLTATGKAMEAILGLPYGTGVVAGGVVILVYTLLGGFRAVSWTDFVQGLIMVFALVLMPLLVLREAGGYSAVLAALSETDPNLTLVTGGKTGFALFGLVTGLFGIGLGYPGQPHVLTRYMAASGEEKIRQTQVIALVWGVLVFYGAGFLGLAGRVVLPGLKDPEQLFPLLSRQMLHPLLAGVMLAAILSAIMSTVSSQLLVAASAVSRDLFEKVFGVATTGRASLLAGRAAVVVLGAAAMAVAVGEVRVVFWFVLFAWSGLGAAFGPVILLSLWTRSVTRWGAVAGIATGFLVTVLWKVAGLSDRIVYELVPAFLLAGLATLAASALDRRTGKLA, encoded by the coding sequence GTGAGTCCTGACTGGATGATCGCCTCCGTCGTCGCCGCCTACATGGCCGCCCTCCTGGTGATCGGGGCCCTCGCGGCCCGCCTCACCCGTTCGCCGGAGGATTTCTTTCTCGCCGGCCGGTCCATCGGCTCCTGGGTGACCGCCATCTCCTCCACCGCCTCCTCCGAGTCGGGCTGGGTGGTCCTCGGCGCCGTGGGCATGACGTACGCGGGGGGCGTTTCGGCTCTCTGGTACGCGCCGGGATGCCTTGCCGGCTACGTCGTGAACCTGTACCTGGTCGCGCCTCGTCTGAGACGGGAGGCCGCCGCCAGAGGCTCCTTGACCCTGCCCGATTTCCTGTGCGACCGGCTGGGCGATCCGGGCCACATCCTGCGGCTCGCCTCGGTCCTGGTGATCTTCGTGTCGCTCGGCGGGTACGTGGCCGCCCAGCTCACCGCCACGGGCAAGGCCATGGAGGCCATCCTCGGCCTTCCCTACGGAACGGGCGTCGTGGCGGGCGGTGTCGTGATTCTCGTCTACACGCTTCTGGGGGGATTTAGAGCTGTTTCCTGGACCGATTTCGTCCAGGGCCTGATCATGGTCTTCGCCCTCGTTCTGATGCCGCTCCTCGTCCTTCGCGAAGCGGGCGGATATTCGGCGGTCCTTGCGGCTCTCTCCGAAACGGATCCGAACCTCACGCTTGTCACCGGCGGAAAGACCGGATTCGCCCTCTTCGGGCTCGTTACGGGACTCTTCGGCATCGGGCTCGGCTACCCCGGTCAGCCCCACGTGCTGACCCGCTACATGGCCGCCTCGGGGGAGGAGAAGATCCGGCAGACCCAGGTCATCGCCCTGGTTTGGGGAGTCCTCGTCTTTTACGGGGCGGGCTTCTTGGGCCTGGCGGGCCGGGTGGTCCTGCCGGGGTTGAAGGACCCCGAACAGCTTTTCCCCCTCCTGTCGCGGCAGATGCTCCACCCCCTCCTGGCGGGGGTCATGCTGGCGGCCATCCTCTCGGCCATCATGTCCACCGTTTCCTCCCAGCTCTTGGTGGCCGCTTCGGCGGTGAGCCGGGACCTCTTCGAAAAGGTCTTCGGTGTCGCCACGACGGGCCGGGCTTCTCTTTTGGCGGGCCGGGCGGCCGTGGTGGTCCTGGGCGCGGCGGCCATGGCGGTGGCCGTGGGCGAGGTGAGGGTCGTCTTCTGGTTTGTCCTCTTCGCCTGGTCCGGTCTCGGCGCGGCCTTCGGGCCGGTGATTCTGCTCTCCCTGTGGACCCGGTCGGTGACCCGATGGGGAGCCGTGGCGGGGATCGCCACGGGTTTCCTCGTCACCGTCCTTTGGAAGGTCGCGGGGCTGTCGGACCGGATCGTCTACGAACTCGTCCCGGCCTTCCTCCTGGCGGGTCTGGCCACCCTTGCGGCGAGCGCCCTGGACCGGCGCACGGGGAAGCTCGCCTGA
- a CDS encoding adenylate/guanylate cyclase domain-containing protein, producing MFWLTYTVDGETRRLLLAKERVSLGRMPDSDLVVPDHTVSRRHADLVRTAEGWKIVDLGSRNGTRVNDVAVHESPLSSGDTIHLGSFPLRFEEDIRDRVQITPSEEDGLVTEGTIIRPVEEIQSALGLAELEKPAAAPALQDVQRLSRVSRILSVLSEVSRTLLSADDVEGVLEKILDVVFEYLPAQQAVILLVDPKTGALESRAVRQTGKGTGPIRISSSIARKSREDGVAILCHDAQVDPRFKAGESIRFLGIRSALCVPLKLKDKVLGIIYADTPLKTKAFGDFDLDLLSALSGYAAMGIRQAELRAAVEAERRAKARLERYHSPSVVRRIISAGEAAEGIALDVREVTGTVLFADLVGFTSMTENMPPGEVAHMLNACFSRMTDVIFGHEGTLDKFIGDCVMAVFGAPIPTQDHAVRAVQCALDMRWALEKLNREQADKPPLVFRFGINSGPLVAGDIGSVRRMEFTVLGATVNAASRIETSIARPGQILVGEATYHLAKDEFLFEKVGDMEVKGLSKPLAVYEVKGQIEDDPGGRS from the coding sequence ATGTTCTGGCTCACGTACACGGTGGACGGGGAGACGCGGCGGCTCCTGCTCGCCAAGGAGCGGGTCTCCCTCGGCCGCATGCCGGACAGCGACCTGGTGGTTCCCGACCACACGGTCTCCCGCCGTCACGCGGATCTCGTGCGGACCGCGGAAGGATGGAAGATCGTGGACCTCGGCTCCCGAAACGGCACCCGCGTCAACGACGTCGCCGTCCACGAAAGCCCTCTGTCCTCCGGGGACACGATTCACCTGGGGTCGTTTCCATTGCGGTTCGAGGAGGACATCCGGGACCGGGTCCAGATCACTCCATCCGAGGAGGACGGACTCGTCACCGAGGGGACGATCATCCGGCCCGTGGAGGAGATCCAGAGCGCATTGGGCCTCGCCGAGCTGGAGAAGCCCGCGGCGGCCCCCGCGCTGCAAGACGTCCAGCGCCTCTCCCGGGTGAGCCGGATCCTCTCCGTCCTCTCGGAGGTCTCCCGCACGCTCCTCTCCGCCGACGACGTGGAGGGCGTCCTCGAGAAAATCCTCGACGTGGTTTTCGAGTATCTTCCGGCGCAGCAGGCCGTGATCCTCCTGGTGGACCCGAAGACCGGCGCCCTCGAATCCCGCGCCGTTCGGCAGACGGGGAAGGGTACGGGCCCCATCCGGATCAGTTCCAGCATCGCCCGGAAGTCGCGGGAGGATGGGGTGGCCATCCTTTGTCACGACGCCCAGGTGGACCCGCGGTTCAAGGCCGGGGAAAGCATCCGTTTCCTCGGGATCCGCTCGGCCCTGTGCGTGCCGCTGAAGCTCAAGGACAAGGTTCTCGGCATCATTTACGCGGACACCCCTCTCAAGACCAAGGCCTTCGGGGACTTCGACCTGGACCTCCTCTCCGCACTTTCGGGCTATGCCGCCATGGGCATCCGCCAGGCGGAGCTCCGCGCCGCGGTGGAGGCAGAGCGCCGCGCCAAGGCCCGCCTGGAGCGGTACCACTCCCCCTCGGTGGTCCGGCGCATCATCAGCGCCGGCGAGGCCGCCGAAGGCATCGCTCTGGACGTGCGCGAGGTGACCGGGACGGTTCTCTTCGCCGATCTGGTGGGCTTCACCTCCATGACGGAGAACATGCCCCCCGGGGAGGTGGCGCACATGCTCAACGCGTGCTTCTCGCGCATGACGGACGTGATCTTCGGCCACGAGGGGACCCTGGACAAGTTCATCGGCGACTGCGTGATGGCCGTCTTCGGCGCGCCCATCCCGACCCAGGACCATGCCGTGCGCGCGGTCCAATGCGCGCTGGACATGCGCTGGGCGCTGGAGAAATTGAACCGCGAGCAGGCCGACAAGCCGCCCCTGGTCTTCCGATTCGGAATCAATTCGGGGCCTCTGGTGGCCGGGGACATCGGCAGCGTTCGCCGGATGGAGTTCACCGTCCTCGGGGCCACGGTCAACGCCGCCTCCCGCATCGAAACGTCCATCGCCCGGCCCGGCCAGATCCTCGTCGGCGAGGCCACCTACCACCTGGCCAAGGACGAGTTCCTCTTCGAGAAGGTCGGGGACATGGAGGTCAAGGGCCTCTCCAAGCCGCTGGCCGTCTACGAGGTCAAGGGCCAGATCGAAGACGACCCTGGAGGAAGGTCCTAG
- a CDS encoding VTT domain-containing protein, whose product MEWLAALHDPEKLKALIAWGSYPVLFGIVFAETGLLVGFFLPGDSLLVTAGIMAGQGYLDLWTLFWLLSAAAIVGDSTGYSIGYRTGPLIFKRPKSLLFNPNHLVKAQHFYEKYGGKTIVLARFVPVIRTFAPVVAGVGRMEYRRFLCFNVFGGIGWILSMTTAGFFMGRIPGVDRYLHLIILTVIIVSWIPGVVEVLRERRRKRGEVDGSKGSSEGEAP is encoded by the coding sequence ATGGAGTGGCTCGCCGCCCTGCACGATCCCGAGAAGCTCAAGGCCCTCATCGCCTGGGGAAGTTATCCGGTCCTCTTCGGGATCGTCTTCGCCGAGACCGGGCTGCTCGTGGGTTTCTTCCTCCCGGGCGACTCCCTCCTCGTGACGGCAGGGATCATGGCCGGCCAGGGCTACCTGGACCTCTGGACCCTCTTCTGGCTCCTTTCCGCCGCCGCCATCGTGGGCGACTCCACCGGCTATTCCATCGGATACCGGACGGGGCCCCTGATCTTCAAGCGGCCGAAATCCCTCCTCTTCAATCCGAACCACCTCGTCAAGGCCCAACACTTTTACGAGAAGTACGGCGGCAAGACCATCGTCCTGGCCCGCTTCGTCCCCGTCATTCGCACCTTCGCCCCCGTCGTCGCTGGAGTGGGGCGCATGGAGTACCGCCGGTTCCTCTGCTTCAACGTTTTCGGGGGAATCGGCTGGATCCTCAGCATGACGACGGCCGGTTTCTTCATGGGGCGGATCCCCGGGGTGGACCGGTACCTGCACCTCATCATCCTCACGGTGATCATCGTCTCCTGGATTCCCGGGGTGGTTGAGGTGCTGAGAGAGCGGAGAAGGAAAAGAGGGGAGGTTGATGGGTCGAAGGGAAGTTCCGAGGGAGAGGCGCCCTGA